One window of Nonomuraea muscovyensis genomic DNA carries:
- a CDS encoding ABC transporter permease — MILYLLKRLAVLLASTAVAGVVVFAFMAVLPGDPAEIALGVNATPEAVARLRTEFGTDRPPVVQFLDWFGGLLQGDFGTSYVTTSPVGEQIADRLGVTAVLVLGGMLIALLIAVPVGTFAAVHHRDPLGAAISAASQVGIAVPAFLAGILLVFVFAVQAQALPSGGYVPFAEDPAAWLRGLVLPWLSLGLVQGAVLTRYVRSAVLDVMREDYLRTARAKGRGRMGALWRHGLRNASIPVVTVLGLQLATLLIGAVVVERVFVIPGLGDLLLNGVAGRDLLLVQGVVMVLVVAVLLINFVVDVCYATLDPRLRGAR; from the coding sequence GTGATCCTCTACCTGCTCAAGCGGCTGGCGGTGCTCCTGGCGAGCACCGCCGTCGCCGGGGTGGTCGTCTTCGCGTTCATGGCGGTGCTGCCCGGCGACCCGGCCGAGATCGCGCTCGGCGTCAACGCCACGCCCGAGGCGGTGGCACGGCTGCGCACCGAGTTCGGCACCGACCGGCCGCCCGTCGTCCAGTTCCTCGACTGGTTCGGCGGGCTGCTCCAGGGCGACTTCGGCACCTCCTACGTCACCACCTCGCCCGTCGGCGAGCAGATCGCCGACCGGCTCGGCGTGACGGCCGTGCTCGTGCTCGGCGGCATGCTCATCGCGCTGCTCATCGCGGTGCCGGTGGGCACGTTCGCCGCCGTCCACCACCGCGACCCGCTCGGCGCGGCCATCAGCGCCGCCAGCCAGGTCGGCATCGCCGTCCCGGCGTTCCTGGCGGGCATCCTGCTGGTGTTCGTCTTCGCCGTGCAGGCGCAGGCGCTGCCCTCCGGCGGGTACGTACCGTTCGCCGAGGACCCCGCCGCGTGGCTGCGCGGTCTGGTGCTGCCCTGGCTGTCGCTCGGCCTCGTGCAGGGCGCCGTGCTCACCCGCTACGTGCGCAGCGCCGTGCTCGACGTGATGCGCGAGGACTACCTGCGCACCGCCCGCGCCAAGGGCCGGGGCCGGATGGGCGCGCTGTGGCGGCACGGTCTGCGCAACGCCTCCATCCCCGTGGTGACCGTGCTCGGCCTGCAGCTCGCCACGCTGCTCATCGGCGCCGTCGTGGTCGAGCGGGTGTTCGTCATCCCGGGCCTCGGCGACCTGCTGCTCAACGGTGTCGCGGGCCGCGACCTGCTGCTGGTCCAGGGGGTGGTGATGGTCCTCGTCGTGGCCGTCCTGCTGATCAACTTCGTGGTCGACGTCTGCTACGCCACCCTCGACCCGCGGCTGCGAGGCGCGCGATGA
- a CDS encoding ABC transporter permease, translating into MRGRVNVALVTGGALVGLVVLTALVSFVWTPHDPTYVDAANKLREPGGGHLLGADKFGRDTLSQLMVGARTTLYVGIVAVGIAALVGTPLGVLAGMTPRGWLSELVMRVNDLVFAFPALLLAVMLGAVYGAGTLTAMIAIGVATVPAFARVARAATMQVMVTDYILAARAAGRRRTAIAVRHVLPNIGSVLIVQASVSFAIAILAEAALSFLGFGTRPPTPSWGRMLQESQELLFSTPRLALWPGLAIALAVLGFNLLGDGLRDHLDPKLRRVRAEG; encoded by the coding sequence ATGAGGGGCCGCGTCAACGTCGCCCTCGTCACCGGCGGCGCGCTGGTGGGCCTCGTCGTGCTCACCGCGCTCGTCTCGTTCGTGTGGACCCCGCACGACCCCACGTACGTGGACGCCGCGAACAAGCTGCGCGAACCCGGCGGCGGCCACCTCCTCGGCGCCGACAAGTTCGGCCGCGACACCCTCAGCCAGCTCATGGTGGGCGCCCGCACCACCCTCTACGTCGGCATCGTCGCCGTCGGCATCGCCGCCCTCGTCGGGACACCGCTGGGCGTGCTCGCCGGGATGACACCCCGCGGCTGGCTGTCGGAGCTGGTCATGCGGGTCAACGACCTGGTGTTCGCCTTCCCGGCGCTGCTGCTGGCCGTCATGCTCGGCGCCGTCTACGGAGCCGGCACGCTCACCGCGATGATCGCGATCGGGGTCGCCACCGTGCCGGCGTTCGCCCGCGTCGCCAGGGCGGCGACGATGCAGGTCATGGTGACCGACTACATCCTCGCCGCGCGGGCCGCCGGCCGCCGCCGCACCGCCATCGCCGTACGGCACGTGCTGCCGAACATCGGCTCGGTGCTCATCGTGCAGGCGTCGGTGTCGTTCGCCATCGCGATCCTGGCCGAGGCGGCGCTGTCGTTCCTCGGCTTCGGCACCCGGCCGCCCACCCCGTCGTGGGGCCGCATGCTGCAGGAGTCGCAGGAGCTGCTGTTCTCCACCCCGCGCCTGGCCCTGTGGCCCGGCCTGGCGATCGCGCTGGCCGTGCTCGGCTTCAACCTGCTCGGCGACGGCCTGCGCGACCATCTCGACCCCAAGCTGAGGAGGGTGCGTGCTGAGGGTTGA
- a CDS encoding M20 family metallopeptidase, producing MIEVDAQGVVEFTQALVRVPSTNDPARGRSEQPAADLVAARMREWGWQPRVYEAAPGRPNVVAVVEGGGGDGPTLMFEGHTDVVTEGDLSEWTVDPFGGEIRDGRLWGRGSADMKSGLAAALYATRALQLAGPFPGRIKVCALADEEGLMIGAHHFVAEGLAADVDGAIVAEPEAGEICAVAKGALRLRIDFTGKMAHGAMPQHGRNPVPAVGALLVALGSLESELQARHPAHEHLGEVYVTPTVVRAGSEEQVNVIPAVASVFVDVRTVPGVEHKDVAERVAALAAHDGIAAEVSILVDRPPVDVPVADPVVAALAAAHRDVTGAEPVYGGVPGSTDGTVLTHWGGIPSVVYGPGGKWIAHQADEYVEVAEIVQCTRVFAEAARRFLTRDLP from the coding sequence GTGATCGAGGTCGACGCCCAGGGGGTCGTGGAGTTCACGCAGGCGCTGGTGCGCGTCCCCAGCACCAACGACCCGGCGCGGGGACGCAGCGAGCAGCCGGCCGCCGACCTGGTCGCGGCGAGGATGCGGGAGTGGGGCTGGCAGCCGCGCGTCTACGAGGCGGCGCCCGGCCGGCCGAACGTGGTCGCCGTGGTCGAGGGCGGCGGGGGTGACGGGCCGACGCTCATGTTCGAGGGGCACACCGACGTCGTCACCGAGGGCGACCTGTCCGAGTGGACCGTCGACCCGTTCGGCGGCGAGATCCGCGACGGGAGGCTGTGGGGGCGCGGCAGCGCCGACATGAAGTCCGGCCTGGCCGCCGCCCTCTACGCCACCCGGGCGCTGCAGCTCGCCGGGCCGTTCCCGGGCCGGATCAAGGTGTGCGCGCTGGCCGACGAGGAGGGCCTGATGATCGGCGCCCACCACTTCGTCGCCGAGGGACTCGCGGCGGACGTGGACGGCGCCATCGTCGCCGAGCCCGAGGCGGGCGAGATCTGCGCGGTCGCCAAGGGCGCGTTGCGGCTGCGGATCGACTTCACCGGCAAGATGGCGCACGGCGCGATGCCGCAGCACGGCCGCAACCCCGTGCCCGCCGTCGGCGCGCTGCTGGTCGCGCTGGGCTCGCTGGAGAGCGAGCTGCAGGCGCGGCACCCGGCCCACGAGCACCTGGGAGAGGTGTACGTGACGCCGACCGTGGTGCGGGCCGGGAGCGAGGAGCAGGTCAACGTCATCCCGGCGGTCGCCTCCGTCTTCGTCGACGTGCGGACCGTCCCCGGCGTCGAGCACAAGGACGTCGCCGAACGGGTCGCCGCGCTGGCCGCCCATGACGGGATCGCGGCCGAGGTGTCGATCCTGGTGGACCGGCCGCCGGTGGACGTGCCCGTGGCCGATCCGGTCGTGGCCGCGCTCGCCGCCGCCCACCGTGACGTCACGGGGGCGGAGCCGGTCTACGGTGGGGTGCCCGGCTCGACCGACGGGACCGTGCTCACCCACTGGGGCGGCATCCCGTCCGTCGTGTACGGGCCGGGCGGCAAGTGGATCGCCCACCAGGCCGACGAGTACGTCGAGGTGGCCGAGATCGTCCAGTGCACCCGCGTCTTCGCCGAGGCCGCCCGCCGCTTCCTCACCCGGGACCTGCCGTGA
- a CDS encoding P1 family peptidase has translation MTAASHAQTAGTPAGTPAGAPGGTAAAMAAGRANALVDVAGLRVGHAERVGDGYLTGTTVVLAPPEGMVAGVDVRGAAPGTRETELLDPRNLVERVHAVVLTGGSAYGLSAACGVMDRLADADAGFPVEGGVVPIVPAAVIYDLGRGGRLRAVPDGALGAAAYDAASAAEARSGSVGAGTGAVAGGLAGGVGTASVVLPWGATVAALVVVNAAGSVLDPGGAFLSGTRYGLPGEFGHLREPLAEEAAAWRPPVVTSFNTTIGVVATDLTLTKAQCGKLAGVAHDGLARAIRPAHTMVDGDTIFGLATCGGPAPGPDGLQDVLAAGADVFSRAVAHAVLAATGRDGAPAYLDVFPSAGGGVA, from the coding sequence GTGACGGCCGCCTCCCACGCGCAGACCGCGGGTACTCCGGCGGGTACTCCCGCCGGCGCTCCTGGCGGCACGGCTGCGGCCATGGCGGCCGGCCGGGCGAACGCGCTGGTCGACGTGGCCGGGCTGCGGGTCGGCCACGCCGAGCGCGTCGGCGACGGCTACCTCACCGGCACGACCGTCGTCCTCGCGCCCCCGGAGGGCATGGTGGCCGGGGTGGACGTGCGCGGGGCCGCGCCCGGCACGCGCGAGACCGAGCTGCTCGACCCGCGCAACCTCGTCGAACGCGTGCACGCCGTCGTCCTCACCGGCGGCAGCGCCTACGGGCTGAGCGCGGCGTGCGGCGTCATGGACCGGCTGGCGGACGCGGACGCCGGATTCCCCGTCGAGGGCGGCGTGGTGCCCATCGTGCCCGCCGCCGTCATCTACGACCTGGGGCGCGGCGGCCGGCTCCGAGCCGTGCCGGACGGGGCGCTGGGCGCCGCCGCCTACGACGCGGCCTCCGCCGCCGAGGCCCGCAGCGGGTCGGTGGGCGCGGGCACCGGTGCGGTGGCGGGCGGGCTCGCCGGCGGCGTCGGCACGGCCAGCGTCGTCCTGCCATGGGGCGCCACGGTGGCCGCCCTCGTCGTGGTCAACGCCGCCGGCTCCGTGCTCGACCCGGGCGGCGCGTTCCTGTCCGGCACCAGGTACGGCCTGCCGGGCGAGTTCGGCCACCTGCGCGAGCCGCTCGCCGAGGAGGCCGCCGCCTGGCGGCCCCCGGTCGTGACCTCGTTCAACACCACGATCGGCGTCGTCGCCACGGACCTCACGCTCACCAAGGCGCAGTGCGGCAAGCTGGCGGGCGTCGCCCACGACGGCCTGGCCCGTGCCATCCGGCCGGCCCACACCATGGTCGACGGTGACACGATCTTCGGCCTGGCCACCTGCGGCGGACCGGCCCCCGGCCCCGACGGGCTGCAGGACGTGCTCGCCGCCGGGGCCGATGTGTTCAGCCGGGCCGTGGCACACGCCGTCCTCGCCGCCACCGGGCGGGACGGCGCACCCGCGTACCTGGACGTGTTTCCCAGCGCTGGAGGGGGAGTGGCGTGA
- a CDS encoding ATP-binding cassette domain-containing protein translates to MPSHAGTPTGDPLIEARDVTRLYRRPRTSLTRPGQAVHALKGVSLTVRRGERYGIVGESGSGKSTLLRLLCGLDRPTGGSIRFDGQEITGLPERRLAFLRRSLQIVFQDPMSSLDPRMRVRDIVAEPLVALGRPTGGRVAELLEEVGLPASAADRYPHQFSGGQRQRIAIARALATRPTVLVADEPVSALDVSVRGQILNLLADLVDEHGLTLVFVSHDLSVVRHVCETVAVMNGGEIVESGPVDDVWAHPGHPYTRALLEAVPTLEGML, encoded by the coding sequence ATGCCTTCGCATGCTGGCACCCCCACGGGTGACCCCCTGATCGAGGCACGCGACGTCACCCGCCTCTACCGCCGCCCCCGCACCTCGCTCACCCGGCCCGGCCAGGCCGTGCACGCGCTGAAGGGCGTCTCCCTCACCGTGCGGCGCGGCGAGCGCTACGGCATCGTCGGCGAGTCCGGCTCCGGCAAGTCCACGCTGCTGCGGCTGCTGTGCGGGCTCGACCGGCCCACCGGCGGCTCGATCCGGTTCGACGGCCAGGAGATCACCGGGCTGCCCGAGCGGCGGCTGGCCTTCCTGCGGCGCAGCCTGCAGATCGTCTTCCAGGACCCGATGAGCTCGCTCGACCCGCGCATGCGGGTGCGCGACATCGTCGCCGAGCCGCTCGTCGCCCTCGGCCGGCCCACCGGCGGGCGCGTCGCCGAGCTGCTGGAGGAGGTGGGCCTGCCCGCCTCGGCCGCCGACCGCTACCCCCACCAGTTCTCCGGCGGACAGCGCCAGCGCATCGCCATCGCCCGCGCCCTGGCCACCCGCCCCACCGTGCTCGTCGCCGACGAGCCGGTCAGCGCCCTGGACGTGTCGGTACGCGGCCAGATACTCAACCTGCTGGCCGACCTGGTCGACGAGCACGGCCTCACCCTCGTCTTCGTCTCCCACGACCTGTCCGTGGTCCGGCACGTGTGCGAGACGGTCGCGGTCATGAACGGCGGCGAGATCGTGGAGAGCGGCCCGGTGGACGACGTCTGGGCCCATCCCGGCCACCCGTACACCCGCGCGCTCCTGGAGGCCGTACCAACCTTGGAGGGAATGCTGTGA
- a CDS encoding FadR/GntR family transcriptional regulator — protein MGGPRFEPVRTVRAYERIVEQIEEAIESGALGPGRRLPSERDLMGQFSVSRSTVREALRVLQARGLVRSRPGDPNGAEVLPFTPAALHKSMTTLARVQGLSLAELVQFRMVLDSSANLLAARLRTDEQLAEMDAAIDRMREAVETGYDEFSAADVAFHDAVARASRNKLIQISTEVVRSIVLDLISGRIAEADDRVALMRQSIRHHEEVLAAVRTGDGPLAARLSRRTMYDYYAGYVPAGERAALRALLE, from the coding sequence ATGGGTGGTCCACGCTTCGAGCCGGTGCGCACCGTACGCGCCTACGAACGGATCGTGGAGCAGATCGAGGAGGCCATCGAGAGCGGCGCGCTCGGCCCCGGCCGGCGGCTGCCCAGCGAGCGCGACCTCATGGGGCAGTTCTCGGTGAGCCGGTCCACGGTGCGCGAGGCGCTGCGGGTGCTCCAGGCGCGCGGCCTGGTCCGGTCCCGGCCGGGCGATCCGAACGGCGCCGAGGTGCTCCCGTTCACCCCGGCCGCGCTGCACAAGTCGATGACGACGCTGGCCCGGGTGCAGGGGCTGTCGCTGGCGGAACTGGTCCAGTTCCGCATGGTGCTCGACTCCTCGGCCAACCTGCTGGCGGCGCGGCTGCGCACCGACGAGCAGCTCGCGGAGATGGACGCGGCGATCGACCGGATGCGCGAGGCGGTCGAGACCGGCTACGACGAGTTCAGCGCGGCCGACGTGGCCTTCCACGACGCGGTGGCGCGGGCCAGCCGCAACAAGCTCATCCAGATCTCCACCGAGGTGGTCCGCTCGATCGTGCTCGACCTGATCTCCGGCAGGATCGCCGAGGCGGACGACCGGGTGGCGCTGATGCGGCAGAGCATCCGCCACCACGAGGAGGTGCTGGCCGCGGTCCGCACCGGCGACGGCCCGCTCGCGGCCCGGTTGTCGCGGCGCACCATGTACGACTACTACGCGGGATACGTGCCGGCCGGCGAGCGCGCGGCGCTGCGCGCCCTGCTGGAGTAG
- a CDS encoding LacI family DNA-binding transcriptional regulator, with product MGASLRDVARLAGVSVKTVSNVVNGYAHVSPATRAKVEHALSQLDYRPNLSARNLRQGRTGVIALALPELDAPYFAELSRFIIDAAAEVGWLVIIEQTGGSLDRERQVLDGVRRHRVDGLILSPIAIGADELAARTDDTALVLLGERIHGGPADHVAVDNVRAARDVTDHLIGLGRGRIAALGAQDNSISGTAPPRLAGYRESLAAHALPETVAKVERYRRAEGAAAMAALLEARPDAVFCFNDLLALGAMRTILAAGLRIPQDIAVAGFDDIEDGRFSTPTLTTVAPDKAQLAGIAVDLLKQRIEGRTDRPPREVHAAYRLMTRESTRGVRPRDAAGDRA from the coding sequence ATGGGAGCGAGCCTGCGCGACGTCGCGCGCCTGGCCGGCGTGTCGGTGAAGACGGTCTCCAACGTGGTCAACGGATACGCCCACGTGTCGCCCGCCACCCGGGCGAAGGTGGAGCACGCGCTCTCCCAGCTCGACTACCGCCCCAACCTGTCGGCGCGCAACCTGCGGCAGGGCCGCACCGGCGTGATCGCGCTGGCCCTGCCCGAGCTCGACGCCCCCTACTTCGCCGAGCTGTCGCGGTTCATCATCGACGCCGCCGCCGAGGTGGGCTGGCTGGTGATCATCGAGCAGACCGGGGGCAGCCTGGACCGCGAGCGGCAGGTCCTCGACGGGGTGCGCAGGCATCGCGTCGACGGGCTCATCCTCAGCCCCATCGCGATCGGCGCCGACGAGCTGGCCGCCCGTACGGACGACACGGCCCTCGTCCTGCTGGGCGAGCGCATCCACGGCGGCCCGGCCGACCACGTCGCGGTCGACAACGTCCGCGCCGCCCGTGACGTCACCGACCACCTCATCGGCCTCGGCCGCGGCCGGATCGCCGCCCTCGGCGCCCAGGACAACTCCATCAGCGGCACGGCCCCGCCCCGCCTGGCCGGATACCGCGAGTCCCTGGCCGCGCACGCGCTGCCCGAGACGGTGGCCAAGGTCGAGCGTTACCGCCGGGCGGAGGGCGCCGCCGCGATGGCGGCCCTGCTGGAGGCCCGGCCCGACGCGGTGTTCTGCTTCAACGACCTGCTGGCGCTGGGGGCGATGCGGACGATCCTCGCCGCGGGGCTGCGGATACCGCAGGACATCGCGGTGGCCGGGTTCGACGACATCGAGGACGGCCGCTTCTCCACGCCCACCCTGACCACGGTCGCCCCCGACAAGGCGCAGCTGGCCGGGATCGCGGTGGACCTGCTCAAGCAGCGGATCGAGGGCCGCACCGACCGGCCCCCGCGGGAGGTGCATGCCGCGTACCGGCTCATGACCAGGGAGAGCACGCGAGGAGTGCGACCGCGCGACGCGGCGGGCGACCGGGCCTGA
- a CDS encoding ABC transporter substrate-binding protein: protein MRRIGIWIALGGLLIGTAACGGGSGGGGGTAKAESLAVGFVAEPANLDFTSTEGAAIPQALLVNVYEGLVKLGQDGTVQPLLAEKWEVSPDRKTYTFTLRPNVTFTSGAPFTADDVVFSLGRVTSDWKLKIKSQFDVVDKVEKKDDTTAVVTLKRPSNGFLYALATRLGAMFSRTGVADLANKPVGTGPYQLAAWKRGDSIRLDANPKYWGTKPALPAVTLKYFKDATAMNNALLTGGIDVISNVQAPESLQQFADPNRFQTVEGTTNGEVVLSMNNGRAPFDDKKVRQAVRHAIDHKALLDTAWAGRGQPIGSMVSPTDPWYEDRTGDYPYDVAKAKALLGGKTYTVKMRIPNLPYAVASAQVVKSQLAQVGITADIEPLEFPARWLDVVFKQADYDLSIINHIEPRDMRIFADKSYYFRYDNPEFGKLLASADEGTEQQQTDELKKAAKLLSDDAAADWLFLFPNLIVAEKGVTGLPKNAISESFDFTGLAKQ from the coding sequence ATGAGGCGTATCGGTATCTGGATCGCCCTGGGCGGTCTCCTGATAGGAACCGCCGCCTGCGGTGGCGGCTCCGGCGGCGGAGGCGGGACGGCGAAGGCCGAGTCGCTGGCGGTCGGGTTCGTGGCCGAGCCGGCCAACCTCGACTTCACCTCGACCGAGGGCGCCGCCATCCCGCAGGCGCTGCTGGTCAACGTCTACGAGGGGCTGGTCAAGCTCGGACAGGACGGCACGGTCCAGCCGCTGCTGGCCGAGAAGTGGGAGGTCTCCCCGGACCGCAAGACCTACACCTTCACCCTTCGCCCGAACGTCACCTTCACCAGCGGCGCGCCCTTCACCGCCGACGACGTCGTCTTCTCCCTCGGCCGGGTCACGTCGGACTGGAAGCTGAAGATCAAGTCGCAGTTCGACGTCGTCGACAAGGTCGAGAAGAAGGACGACACGACGGCCGTCGTCACGCTGAAGCGGCCCAGCAACGGCTTCCTCTACGCGCTGGCCACCCGCCTCGGCGCGATGTTCAGCCGCACCGGGGTCGCCGACCTGGCCAACAAGCCCGTCGGCACCGGCCCCTACCAGCTCGCCGCGTGGAAGCGCGGCGACTCCATCCGGCTCGACGCCAACCCGAAGTACTGGGGCACCAAGCCCGCCCTCCCGGCCGTCACGCTGAAGTACTTCAAGGACGCCACGGCCATGAACAACGCGCTGCTGACCGGCGGCATCGACGTCATCTCCAACGTCCAGGCGCCCGAGTCGCTGCAGCAGTTCGCCGACCCCAACCGCTTCCAGACGGTCGAGGGCACCACCAACGGCGAGGTGGTGCTGTCCATGAACAACGGCCGCGCCCCGTTCGACGACAAGAAGGTGCGCCAGGCCGTCCGCCACGCCATCGACCACAAGGCGCTGCTCGACACCGCCTGGGCCGGCCGCGGCCAGCCGATCGGCTCGATGGTGTCGCCCACCGATCCCTGGTACGAGGACCGCACCGGCGACTACCCCTACGACGTCGCCAAGGCCAAGGCACTGCTCGGCGGCAAGACCTACACCGTCAAGATGCGCATCCCCAACCTGCCCTACGCGGTGGCTTCCGCGCAGGTCGTCAAGTCGCAGCTCGCCCAGGTCGGCATCACGGCCGACATCGAGCCGCTGGAGTTCCCCGCCCGGTGGCTGGACGTGGTGTTCAAGCAGGCCGACTACGACCTGTCCATCATCAACCACATCGAACCCCGCGACATGAGGATATTCGCCGACAAGTCGTACTACTTCCGCTACGACAACCCCGAGTTCGGCAAGCTGCTCGCCTCCGCCGACGAGGGCACCGAGCAGCAGCAGACCGACGAACTCAAGAAGGCCGCCAAGCTGCTGTCCGACGACGCCGCGGCCGACTGGCTGTTCCTCTTCCCCAACCTGATCGTGGCCGAGAAGGGCGTCACCGGCCTGCCCAAGAACGCCATCTCCGAGTCCTTCGACTTCACCGGGCTCGCCAAGCAGTGA
- a CDS encoding ABC transporter ATP-binding protein, with product MLRVDRLSVHAGPAALVREVSFGIAPGERVGLIGESGSGKSLTALSLMGLLPEGVTATGTARLGERDLVGVPERRLKDLRGRQVSMVFQEPMTALNPLMRVGAQVTEVMTLHGVPAARARERAVELLGRVRLPQPAQVARAYPHQLSGGQRQRVMLAIALANEPELLICDEPTTALDVTVQKQMLELIAEVAPALLFITHDLAVVASVCERVLVMYGGRVVESGPIRDVFARPRHRYTEGLLAASRLTPRGTRLATIAGGVPAAGHFPAGCVFRNRCPHATPTCESEPALTGDGHAFACWHPHG from the coding sequence GTGCTGAGGGTTGACCGCCTGAGCGTCCACGCCGGCCCGGCGGCGCTGGTGCGCGAGGTGTCGTTCGGCATCGCGCCCGGCGAGCGGGTCGGCCTCATCGGCGAGTCCGGCTCCGGCAAGTCGCTGACCGCGCTGTCGCTCATGGGCCTGTTGCCGGAGGGCGTCACCGCCACCGGCACGGCCCGGCTGGGCGAGCGCGACCTCGTCGGCGTGCCCGAACGGCGGCTCAAGGACCTGCGCGGCCGCCAGGTGTCCATGGTGTTCCAGGAGCCGATGACCGCGCTCAACCCCCTCATGCGGGTCGGCGCCCAGGTCACCGAGGTCATGACCCTGCACGGCGTGCCCGCCGCCCGCGCCCGCGAGCGCGCCGTCGAGCTGCTCGGCCGGGTCCGGCTGCCGCAGCCCGCCCAGGTCGCCCGCGCCTACCCCCACCAGCTCTCCGGCGGGCAGCGCCAGCGCGTCATGCTCGCCATCGCCCTGGCCAACGAGCCCGAGCTGCTCATCTGCGACGAACCCACCACCGCGCTCGACGTCACCGTCCAGAAGCAGATGCTGGAGCTCATCGCCGAGGTCGCGCCCGCGCTGCTGTTCATCACGCACGACCTCGCCGTGGTCGCCTCGGTCTGCGAACGGGTGCTCGTCATGTACGGCGGGCGGGTCGTCGAGTCCGGCCCCATCCGCGACGTGTTCGCCCGGCCCCGCCACCGCTACACCGAGGGCCTGCTGGCCGCCTCCCGGCTCACCCCGCGCGGCACCCGGCTGGCCACCATCGCCGGCGGCGTCCCGGCCGCCGGCCACTTCCCCGCAGGGTGCGTGTTCCGCAACCGGTGCCCGCACGCCACCCCCACCTGCGAGAGCGAACCCGCGCTGACAGGAGACGGCCATGCCTTCGCATGCTGGCACCCCCACGGGTGA
- a CDS encoding aldehyde dehydrogenase family protein yields the protein MISHETGDGWPSGLPVGSGWVETDATRDVVFPYDGSVVGAAPLGTAELARRAVAEALAVAPAMAALPSHARRAALMGAHDALAARREEFERLLVLETGKPLVDCRVEVARTLVTLATAAEEVARLHGETVPLDLLPAGEGLVGFWTRRPIGVVVGITGFNYPLLLAAHKIAPALAAGCPIIVKPAPATPLATLWLVHLLRAAAALPPAGVQLVTGDVEVGRALVEDPRIGAVSFTGSAAAGHAIARAAAPTKVLLELGSNAALVVAADADVAAAADAVVRGGYYASGQACISVQRVLVEEPVHDAFVSLLAERMKDVVVGDPRSPGTRVAPLIDPAATERVLAWVRGSGGTLVSGGTLDGRAIAPTVLTGVPDGADAWDEEIFGPVVCVRPVPDLDAAFAAVNASRYGLHASVFTRSLATAFAAIDRIEAGGVVVNEVPGFRADNMPYGGVKDSGAGREGPRFAIEELTVTRMAVIRP from the coding sequence GTGATTTCGCACGAGACAGGGGACGGCTGGCCGTCCGGGCTGCCCGTCGGATCCGGCTGGGTCGAGACGGACGCCACCCGGGACGTCGTGTTCCCCTACGACGGCTCCGTCGTGGGCGCGGCGCCGCTCGGCACCGCCGAGCTGGCCCGCCGGGCCGTGGCCGAGGCCCTCGCCGTCGCGCCCGCCATGGCCGCGCTGCCCTCGCACGCGCGCCGCGCCGCGCTCATGGGCGCGCACGACGCGCTGGCGGCCCGGCGCGAGGAGTTCGAGCGGCTGCTCGTCCTGGAGACCGGCAAGCCGCTGGTGGACTGCCGGGTCGAGGTCGCGCGCACGCTCGTCACGCTGGCCACCGCCGCCGAGGAGGTGGCCCGGCTGCACGGGGAGACCGTGCCGCTCGACCTGCTGCCGGCGGGGGAGGGGCTGGTCGGGTTCTGGACGCGGCGGCCGATCGGCGTGGTGGTCGGCATCACCGGCTTCAACTACCCGCTGCTGCTGGCCGCCCACAAGATCGCCCCCGCGCTGGCGGCCGGTTGCCCGATCATCGTCAAACCTGCCCCGGCCACCCCCCTGGCCACCCTCTGGCTCGTCCACCTGCTGCGCGCCGCCGCAGCGCTGCCCCCGGCGGGCGTGCAGCTCGTGACAGGCGACGTCGAGGTGGGACGCGCGCTCGTGGAGGACCCGCGGATCGGCGCGGTGTCGTTCACCGGCTCGGCCGCCGCCGGGCACGCCATCGCCCGCGCCGCCGCCCCCACCAAGGTGCTGCTGGAGCTCGGCTCCAACGCCGCCCTCGTCGTCGCCGCCGACGCCGACGTGGCCGCCGCCGCCGACGCCGTGGTGCGCGGCGGCTACTACGCCTCCGGCCAGGCGTGCATCTCCGTGCAGCGGGTGCTGGTGGAGGAGCCCGTCCACGACGCGTTCGTCTCGCTGCTCGCCGAGCGGATGAAGGACGTCGTCGTCGGCGACCCCCGCTCGCCCGGCACCCGCGTCGCGCCGCTCATCGACCCGGCAGCCACCGAACGTGTCCTCGCCTGGGTCCGCGGGTCGGGTGGCACGCTCGTCAGCGGCGGCACGCTCGACGGCCGCGCCATCGCCCCGACCGTCCTCACCGGCGTCCCCGACGGCGCCGACGCGTGGGACGAGGAGATCTTCGGCCCGGTGGTGTGCGTCCGCCCGGTGCCCGACCTCGACGCCGCCTTCGCCGCGGTCAACGCCTCCAGGTACGGCCTGCACGCCAGCGTCTTCACCCGCTCCCTGGCCACGGCCTTCGCCGCGATCGACCGCATCGAGGCCGGCGGCGTGGTGGTCAACGAGGTGCCGGGGTTCCGCGCGGACAACATGCCGTACGGCGGCGTCAAGGACAGCGGCGCCGGTCGCGAGGGCCCCCGGTTCGCCATCGAGGAACTGACGGTCACCCGCATGGCCGTCATCCGGCCCTGA